Proteins co-encoded in one Arthrobacter globiformis genomic window:
- a CDS encoding alpha/beta fold hydrolase, producing MAFITVGQENSTDIELYYEDHGTGQAVVLIHGYPLDGSSWEKQTAALLDAGYRVITYDRRGFGKSSKPTTGYDYDTFAGDLNTLLTALDLNEAVLVGFSMGTGEVARYLSTFGSARVAKAAFLGSLEPFLLQADDNPTGVPQSVFDGLTEAVKADRYAFFTEFFKNFYNTDTFLGTPRLSEESLRASWNLAASAGAFASVAAQPTWLTDFRSDIPKIDVPALIVHGTADNILPIDATGREFNKALPEADYLEIDGAPHGLLWTHGAEVNEALLAFLRK from the coding sequence ATGGCTTTCATCACCGTTGGACAGGAAAACAGCACCGACATCGAGCTCTACTACGAAGACCACGGAACCGGACAGGCTGTTGTCCTCATCCACGGCTATCCCCTGGACGGATCCTCCTGGGAGAAGCAGACGGCCGCCCTGCTCGATGCCGGCTACCGCGTCATCACCTACGACCGCCGCGGCTTCGGCAAGTCCAGCAAGCCCACTACCGGCTACGACTACGACACCTTCGCGGGCGACCTCAACACCCTCCTGACCGCCCTGGACCTCAACGAGGCGGTGCTTGTTGGCTTCTCGATGGGAACAGGCGAGGTGGCAAGGTATCTCTCCACCTTCGGCTCGGCACGCGTTGCCAAGGCCGCTTTCCTCGGGTCCCTGGAACCCTTCCTCCTGCAGGCCGACGACAACCCCACCGGCGTGCCGCAGTCCGTCTTTGACGGCCTCACCGAGGCAGTCAAAGCGGACCGCTACGCCTTCTTCACGGAGTTCTTCAAGAACTTCTACAACACCGACACTTTCCTGGGTACCCCCCGCCTCAGCGAGGAGTCCCTCAGGGCAAGCTGGAACCTCGCCGCCAGCGCCGGCGCGTTCGCCTCGGTGGCCGCCCAGCCCACGTGGCTCACTGACTTCCGCTCCGATATCCCGAAGATCGACGTCCCTGCACTGATCGTGCACGGCACCGCGGACAACATCCTGCCGATTGACGCCACCGGCCGGGAGTTCAACAAAGCCCTGCCGGAGGCTGACTACCTGGAGATCGACGGCGCCCCGCACGGCCTGCTCTGGACCCATGGAGCAGAGGTCAACGAGGCCCTGCTCGCCTTTCTGCGCAAGTAG
- a CDS encoding Ig-like domain-containing protein produces MTGSWSFTAAAAPTVTARTPGANGTEIDGGSNVTATFGTAVQGISGSSFVLRGPGGTVVPAAVTYSGTTGTATLNPAANLANDATYTATLTGGAAAVRDAAGTPLATTSWSFTTGPAPVITAITPRPGATLVRRANNVAVTFSEAIQGAGAGSVTLKNAATGALVTATVSRNGITNQWILNPSATLAARTNYTVSVTGGTSAVRDLAGNPLKSASWTFTTGSL; encoded by the coding sequence GTGACGGGCAGTTGGTCCTTCACCGCGGCCGCGGCCCCCACGGTCACGGCACGCACGCCCGGCGCGAACGGCACCGAAATTGACGGCGGAAGCAATGTCACAGCCACCTTTGGCACCGCGGTGCAGGGCATCAGCGGCAGCAGCTTCGTGCTGCGCGGCCCGGGCGGCACCGTTGTTCCGGCGGCCGTCACCTACAGCGGTACCACCGGGACCGCCACGCTGAACCCCGCGGCCAACCTCGCCAACGACGCCACGTACACGGCGACGCTGACCGGCGGAGCCGCCGCCGTCCGCGACGCTGCAGGCACCCCGCTGGCCACCACCAGCTGGTCGTTCACCACCGGCCCGGCCCCCGTCATCACGGCCATCACCCCGCGCCCGGGCGCCACGCTGGTGCGGCGCGCCAACAACGTCGCGGTGACATTCAGTGAGGCCATCCAGGGGGCCGGCGCCGGCTCCGTTACGCTGAAGAACGCCGCCACGGGTGCCCTGGTGACGGCAACTGTTTCCCGCAACGGCATCACGAACCAGTGGATCCTGAACCCTTCGGCGACCCTCGCGGCGAGGACCAATTACACGGTCAGCGTGACCGGCGGAACCTCCGCGGTCCGCGACCTGGCGGGCAACCCGCTGAAATCCGCCAGCTGGACATTCACCACCGGTTCTCTCTGA
- a CDS encoding LLM class flavin-dependent oxidoreductase produces the protein MKRIGFLSFGHWGPVQGSRTRTARDALLQGIELAVAAEKLGIDGAFFRVHHFARQQASPFPLLAAAAARTSRIELGTGVIDMRYENPLYMAEEAAAADLISGGRLQLGISRGSPEPARNGAGAFGYVPRHGENDADMARRHAEEFRRAIAGAGVVEADPRYAGGATGLLPVQPRSEGLPERIWWGAGTRKTAVWAAERGMNLMSSTLLTEDTGVPFHELQAEQIAMFREAWAAAGHGREPRVSVSRSVLPLADDEDRQYFGLSALREGRDQVGALDGTLARFGKSYIGEPDIIAGELAADAAVQAADTLLLTVPNQLGVEYNTKLLATIARHVAPSLGWAPQDVPERA, from the coding sequence ATGAAACGAATTGGCTTCCTGTCCTTCGGCCACTGGGGCCCGGTGCAGGGTTCCCGCACCCGGACGGCGCGTGATGCGCTGCTGCAGGGGATAGAGCTGGCCGTGGCCGCGGAGAAGCTGGGCATCGACGGCGCGTTTTTCCGCGTTCACCACTTCGCGCGCCAGCAGGCGTCGCCGTTTCCGCTACTCGCGGCCGCGGCGGCCCGCACCAGCCGCATTGAGCTCGGCACCGGCGTCATCGACATGCGCTACGAGAATCCGCTGTACATGGCTGAGGAGGCGGCGGCCGCGGACCTCATCAGCGGCGGCCGGCTCCAGCTCGGCATCAGCCGCGGCTCACCCGAGCCGGCTCGGAACGGCGCGGGCGCATTCGGCTATGTGCCGCGGCATGGCGAGAATGATGCCGACATGGCGCGACGCCACGCCGAGGAGTTTCGGCGGGCCATCGCCGGCGCCGGCGTTGTGGAGGCCGACCCCCGGTATGCCGGTGGGGCCACCGGGCTGCTGCCCGTCCAACCCCGCTCCGAGGGTCTGCCCGAGCGGATCTGGTGGGGCGCCGGAACCCGGAAGACGGCGGTCTGGGCAGCCGAGCGCGGGATGAATCTCATGAGCTCCACCCTGCTGACCGAGGATACCGGCGTGCCATTCCACGAGCTCCAGGCCGAGCAGATCGCGATGTTCCGTGAGGCGTGGGCGGCGGCCGGGCATGGCCGTGAGCCGCGGGTTTCGGTCAGCCGCAGCGTCCTGCCGCTGGCCGATGACGAGGACCGGCAGTACTTCGGGCTGAGCGCCCTCCGCGAGGGCCGGGACCAGGTCGGGGCACTCGACGGCACGCTGGCCCGATTCGGCAAGAGCTACATCGGTGAGCCGGACATCATCGCCGGCGAGCTCGCCGCCGATGCCGCGGTGCAGGCAGCGGACACACTACTGCTGACCGTTCCCAACCAGCTCGGGGTGGAGTACAACACCAAGCTGCTGGCCACCATTGCCCGCCACGTGGCCCCATCCCTGGGATGGGCGCCGCAGGATGTGCCGGAGCGGGCGTAA
- a CDS encoding nucleoside/nucleotide kinase family protein, whose translation MTLSNVEPQDVEPQDVEPQAVRAFESGEIQQAVAELRSRMTSGRRILLGVAGSPGSGKSTFSACLANALGSDSALVVPMDGFHLGNAIIDGTPLRQRKGAPDTFDVGGYLSLLRRLVRRDEEVVYAPEFRRTIDEPVAASLAIPSTVPIIITEGNYLLSDGPRWQQVRAQLDEVWFIDTPHDLRLARLVERHMLFGMDRAAAEAWANGPDAANTRLIEATRFRADRVIPWA comes from the coding sequence ATGACCCTTTCAAACGTTGAGCCGCAAGACGTTGAGCCGCAAGACGTTGAGCCCCAGGCCGTCCGCGCTTTCGAATCCGGAGAAATCCAGCAGGCCGTCGCCGAACTGCGCAGCCGGATGACCTCCGGAAGGCGGATTCTGCTCGGCGTGGCAGGTTCCCCGGGGTCCGGCAAGTCCACCTTTTCGGCCTGCCTGGCGAACGCCCTGGGCTCCGACTCGGCCCTCGTGGTGCCCATGGACGGTTTCCACCTGGGCAACGCCATCATTGACGGCACTCCCCTGCGGCAACGCAAGGGTGCCCCGGACACGTTCGACGTCGGCGGTTACCTTTCGCTCCTGCGGCGGCTTGTGCGCCGGGACGAGGAGGTCGTATACGCGCCGGAATTCCGGCGGACGATCGATGAGCCCGTGGCCGCATCGCTCGCCATTCCATCCACCGTCCCCATCATCATCACCGAGGGCAATTACCTGCTCAGCGACGGTCCGCGCTGGCAGCAGGTGCGGGCACAACTGGACGAGGTGTGGTTCATCGACACACCGCACGACCTGCGCCTTGCCCGCCTGGTTGAACGGCACATGCTCTTCGGCATGGACCGTGCTGCGGCCGAGGCCTGGGCAAACGGTCCGGACGCAGCCAATACCCGCCTGATCGAAGCCACCCGCTTCCGCGCCGACAGGGTTATTCCCTGGGCTTAG